A single window of Nicotiana sylvestris chromosome 5, ASM39365v2, whole genome shotgun sequence DNA harbors:
- the LOC104212409 gene encoding protein MIZU-KUSSEI 1, translating to MISSYPTAAGTATITTVDCEKQVRSWRLLRSLVELLIPSCYCTFVEPTEPVQSKKPAVSSFNYHRPSSASNTSNITGTIFGYRKGKVNICIQTNPNSSTPLLLLELAVSTSTLAREMRGGILRIALESSNDDGIHENSSSSLLSMPIWTMYCNGKKVGFAVKRKPTKSDIQVLKQMESVGVGAGTVHGNNREINREDDIMYLRGKFERVHGSCDSESFHLIDPEGSMGQQLSIFFLRSRSS from the coding sequence ATGATCAGCTCATACCCTACGGCGGCCGGAACCGCCACCATCACCACCGTCGACTGTGAGAAACAAGTCCGTTCATGGCGGCTCCTCCGCTCTCTCGTGGAGCTACTCATCCCTAGTTGTTACTGTACATTTGTTGAACCCACAGAACCCGTCCAAAGTAAAAAACCCGCCGTTTCCTCCTTCAACTACCACAGGCCATCTTCTGCCTCAAACACATCCAATATTACGGGCACCATCTTCGGTTATCGAAAAGGAAAAGTCAATATCTGTATACAAACAAACCCTAATTCCTCTACCCCGCTTCTTCTCCTTGAACTCGCAGTATCTACCTCTACTCTGGCACGTGAAATGCGAGGAGGAATACTTAGAATCGCGCTCGAGAGCTCCAATGATGATGGAATACATGAAaattcttcttcctctcttttatCTATGCCAATATGGACTATGTATTGTAATGGGAAAAAAGTAGGGTTTGCAGTGAAGAGAAAACCTACAAAATCTGATATACAAGTGTTGAAACAGATGGAAAGTGTTGGTGTAGGAGCTGGCACTGTTCATGGTAATAATAGAGAAATTAATCGTGAAGATGATATAATGTATCTTAGAGGAAAATTTGAGAGGGTTCATGGATCTTGTGATTCAGAGTCATTCCATTTGATTGATCCTGAAGGAAGTATGGGGCAACAACTGAGTATTTTCTTTCTTCGCTCTCGCTCGTCGTAG